The following coding sequences lie in one Miscanthus floridulus cultivar M001 chromosome 9, ASM1932011v1, whole genome shotgun sequence genomic window:
- the LOC136482099 gene encoding phospholipase A1 EG1, chloroplastic/mitochondrial-like → MAVHLPVSQPFSGLCVKPHQQRGHGSTTAAMAAVAAPPSTFAPQTTRPSAPSIAVNIRHTTPAAPVVMTERVMKKNDETLASMWREIQGARDWAGLVEPLHPLLRAEIVRYGELVAATYKAFDLDTCSKRYLNCKYGKARMLDAVGMASAGYDVTRYIYAAPDIALPGATGPCPSRWIGYVAVGSDETARRLGRRDIVVSFRGTVTGSEWVANMMSSLEQARFDPADPRPDVKVESGFLSVYTSDDATCRFTCGSCRNQLLSEVTRLINKYKHEDTSITLAGHSMGSSLALLLGYDLAELGLNRDGFGNTLPITVYSFAGPRVGNAGFKNRCDKLGVKVLRVVNVNDPITKLPGIFLNENFLWAKLELPWSCACYTHVGVELALDFFKARDPACVHDLDAYIGLLKCPKIAKVKRDGEHLLSKAMKFVLLQSFDTWRWQMAAIQVGELVQAMGL, encoded by the coding sequence ATGGCGGTACACCTCCCGGTATCTCAGCCTTTTTCTGGCCTATGTGTGAAACCCCACCAGCAGCGGGGCCATGGCTCCACCACCGCCGCAATGGCGGCGGTGGCCGCGCCGCCCTCCACGTTCGCTCCGCAGACGACACGGCCCTCTGCTCCGTCCATCGCGGTGAACATCAGACACACAACGCCGGCAGCACCGGTCGTCATGACCGAAAGAGTGATGAAGAAGAATGACGAGACGCTGGCGAGCATGTGGCGGGAGATTCAGGGCGCCCGCGACTGGGCCGGCCTGGTGGAGCCGCTGCACCCGCTCCTCCGCGCCGAGATCGTCCGGTACGGCGAGCTCGTGGCGGCCACGTACAAGGCGTTCGACCTCGACACATGCTCCAAGCGTTACCTCAACTGCAAGTACGGCAAGGCACGGATGCTTGACGCTGTCGGCATGGCCAGCGCCGGGTACGACGTGACGAGGTACATCTATGCTGCACCGGACATCGCGCTTCCTGGAGCGACGGGGCCGTGCCCGAGCCGGTGGATCGGGTACGTGGCGGTCGGGTCCGACGAGACGGCGCGCCGCCTCGGGCGCCGCGACATCGTCGTGTCCTTCCGTGGCACGGTCACCGGCTCGGAGTGGGTGGCCAACATGATGAGCTCCCTCGAGCAGGCGAGGTTCGATCCGGCGGACCCACGCCCGGACGTGAAGGTCGAGTCGGGCTTTCTCTCCGTCTACACCTCCGACGACGCCACCTGCCGGTTCACCTGCGGCAGCTGCCGAAACCAGCTCCTTTCTGAGGTGACTCGCCTCATCAACAAGTACAAACACGAGGACACCAGCATCACGCTGGCCGGCCACAGCATGGGCAGCTCCCTCGCCCTCCTCTTGGGGTACGACCTTGCCGAGCTCGGTCTCAACCGCGATGGTTTCGGCAATACCTTGCCGATCACCGTCTACTCTTTTGCTGGTCCAAGGGTTGGCAACGCTGGGTTCAAGAATCGTTGCGACAAGCTCGGGGTGAAGGTGCTAAGGGTTGTAAATGTCAATGACCCTATCACCAAGTTGCCCGGCATCTTCTTGAACGAGAACTTTTTGTGGGCCAAGTTGGAGCTTCCATGGAGCTGTGCGTGTTACACGCATGTCGGTGTCGAGCTTGCCCTGGATTTCTTCAAAGCGAGAGATCCTGCTTGTGTGCATGACCTAGACGCCTATATAGGGTTGCTCAAGTGCCCTAAGATTGCAAAGGTGAAAAGGGACGGAGAGCATCTTTTAAGCAAGGCAATGAAGTTTGTGCTTCTACAGAGTTTTGATACTTGGAGGTGGCAAATGGCTGCAATCCAAGTTGGTGAGTTAGTACAAGCCATGGGGTTGTAG